The region TGGTCACGGGCCTGCCGTTGCGGTCAAGGGCAAGCACCATGCGGCCCATGCGCTGCCGCAGATCGGCCAGATCGCGCGCCACGGAAAGAATGGACATGACTTCGGAAGCAACGGTAATGTCAAAGTGCGAGCGCATCATGAAGCCATCGTTGCGCCTGCCGTCGCCTTCCATGCCGATAATCACATTGCGCAGGGCCTGGGCGCAAAAATCCATCACCCAGCCGGTGCTGACGCGCGTGGGGTCAATGTCCAGACGGCGCATGCCCGAGAGCCGCTCAAGGGTGGCGTCGTCATAGTTGCGCTCGTGCTGCATGCGGGATGTGAGGGCCGTCATGGCAAGATTGTGGGCCGCGCCCACGGCATGGATATCGCCCGTAAAGTTGAGAGAATACGGCGTGAGCGGGATGCACTGCGAAAGACCGCCGCCAGCGGCGGAACCCTTCATGCCCATTGTGGGGCCGCCCGAAGGCTGGCGGATAGCGGCGGACGACCGCAAACCGCGCCGCGCAAGCCCCTGCACCAGACCAATGGTGGTGGTGGACTTGCCTTCGCCAAGGGGCGTGGGCGTGATGGCCGTAACGTCAACGTATTTGCCGTTGGGGCGGTTCTCAAGCCTTTGCAGCACTTCCTGCTGCTCAATCTTGCCCATGTATCGCCCGTAGGGCAGCACTTCTGAAGGTTCCAGCCCCATCTCGGCGGTCAGGGCTTCAAAAGTTTTCATATTCTGTTCGGCATCCAGGGCTATCTGCCAGTCCGGGTGCTTGGTGGGATCAAGAGTCATGCTGTCTCCATACAACAAAGAATTGGCAAAATGGTACGGGCCGCCCGCTGGGGCGTCAAGCCCGAGGCATCAGGCATCGTGGCGGCCTTGCGGCTGCAGACCGCATCATATATATACCACAACAATTCCGCCATGTTCATAGGCGGATTTGCCCACCGCAACAGGCAGGCTGGAAATTTCACCGGGCACATGACAAACAGCCATAAAGCCCGCAACGGCGCGGCACCCTACCCGCCGCCAAAGCACAGGAGCAGCCATGCGATTCACCGCCCAACAGGGCCGTCTGAGCATACATCTGCGCGTTTTTCGCCAGGGGCGGGACCTGCAGGTGCTTTGCGGCGGCGGCGCAACCCATACCGGCGCTGTGGCTCTGGCCGCGCCTGCGCATGGTCAGGTAGAGGCCCAAAGCCATCTGGCGGGCTTGCCCGGCCACAAGGAAGACGCCCTCGCCCTGCGCATGGCCGAACGCATGGCCCATGCCCTGAGCTGCGCCGTGTGCGTCAACGCGGGCATCCACTACGACAACATCACCCGCGAAGAAATCCGGCAGGTCGAGCAGATGGTTCACGACCTGACGGAGCGTTGCATCTCCGCGCTGCAAAAGGATTCTCCATGCTCACGGTAAACGATCTTACGGAACTGGAAAACTACATCCGCAGCGGCGAGCTTGAAGCCGATTTCAAGGACGGTTGCGAAAACGACCGCTTCTACCTGCTTGAACTGCTTGAAAAACTCATGGACGTCTCCGAACTGGCAGACGCCGCCGCCACACGGCTCATATTCAAAGGACTGCCCGTTCCTCCGCCGCCCACAGAAAAATAACCCGCGGGGTGGCCTTTAGGCCTGCATGCCGGTAAGCAGCCACTGAAACAAGGGTGGCAGCCTTTATCCTTGCAGATGCGCTCCTGATTCCAAGGCGCTTGCCACCACAGCGCAGAGCCGCGCCACATCCTCAGCCGGGGTAACATACGGCGGCATGAGGTAAACAAGGCGGTTAAACGGCCGCACCCAGATGCCGTGCCGCACAAAATATTCCTGTAATGCTGATGTATTGACGGGTTCACACGTTTCCACAACGCCGATGCCGCCCAGTACGCGCACATCGGCAACGCCCTGAAGCTCAGCACAGGGGGCAAGCCCTGAGCGCAGGGCGCTTTCAAGGTTTGCGACCTTCTGCCGCCAGTTTTCCTCTTGCAACAGGTCAAGGCTGGCGCAGGCCACGGCGCAGGCCAGCGCATTGGCCATAAAGGTGGGGCCGTGCATAAACACATTGCCCCCGGCGCAAATGCCCTGCGCCACACTGGCTGTGCAAGCCGTGGCAGCCAGGGTGAGCACCCCGCCCGTGAGCGCCTTGCCGCAACACAGAATATCCGGTGAAACACCGGCCCATTCCGCAGCAAACATCTTGCCCGTGCGGCCAAAGCCCGTGGCGATTTCATCAAATATCAACAGCGCGCCAGCCTCGCGGCACAGTTGCGCAAGCCCGCGCAGGTATTCGGGGTGGTAAAACCACATGCCGCCAGCGCCCTGCACCACTGGTTCAAGAATCACCGCCGCAATCTCGTGCCCGCGCTCGGCAAAAACACGCCGGGCATCGTCAAGGCTCGCCGGGTCAAAGGGCTGGTCAAAGCGGCAACTTGGCCGCTCCATAAATATCTGTTGGGGCAGCATGGCCGTAAACAGGCTGTGCATGCCCGTAACCGGGTCGCACACCGACATGGCGCCAAAGGTATCCCCATGGTAACCGCCCCGCGGCGTAAGAAACTTGCTACGCCCGGTCTGGCCCCTGCCCTGCTGGTATTGCAGAGCCATTTTCAGGGCCACCTCCACCGCCACCGAACCGGAATCGGCAAAAAACACGCGCTCAAGCCCCGCAGGCATGAGGCGCAACAGCCTTTCGGCCAGATTGACCGCCGGTTCGTGCGTCAGGCCGCCAAACATCACGTGGGGCATGCGCCCGGCCTGTGCGTGCAGGGCCTCCATAAGGCGCGGATGGTTGTAACCGTGCACGGCTGCCCACCAGGACGACATGCCGTCCACAAGTTCCCTGCCGTCTGCCAGCACAATGCGGTTGGCTCTGGTGCGCGCTACAGTGCTGAGCAAAGGCGGCTGTATGGCCGAGGCGTAGGGGTGCCAGATGGTCTGGTGATCGCGGCGCACAACATCCGCTCCGCAGTCGCAAGCAGCATCCAGAGGGGTTTGCAGATGCCGCACCAGCGGTTCAAGCTCCTGAGCCAGAGTCTGCCAGCCCTCTGCATCCAGTTGCGCCACGCGCGGCAATTCCACAAGGGGAGCAGCCTGGCCATGTTGCGCCAGCCGCTCGCGCAGCATGGCGGCATTGTCGGCCAGCATGGCGTCCACATCCACGCCGGGGCAACCCGCTGCCGGGTCGGCGGAGGGAACAAGCACCACTCCGGCCAGTTGCAGACCGTTATGCCGCAATGCATCCATTGAAAGCAGAATGTGGTTCAGCCCACCCAGATAATTGCCGCCCACAAGCAGCACGGGCAGGCCCACCGAGGCCATGAGGTCGAGCATGTCCTCACGCTCGTTGAGCGGCACCCGCAAACCGCCAGCGCCCTCGAGCAGCAGCATATCAGCGGTGCTGGCGCGGCTGTGGCAAATGATGTCACTTCGCAGTCCTGCGCAGCTCAGGTGTGCGCCTTCGCGGGCTGCGGCCAGATGAGGCGATGCGGGCAGGCTGAAGCAATGCAGGGCCGTTGCAGGCAGCATGGCGGCGCTTTGCGGCATGCCCTCAACGGCGGCGGCATACACGCGGGCATCGGCCAGAGTGGCCGTATTGGCCTGCTCCGGCGCAACACCTGTCTGCACAGGCTTTACAGCCTGGGCGTTGATCCCGGCCAGCAGCAAGGCCCGCAGCAGGGCCGCCGTCACCACGGTCTTGCCCACATCTGTGCCGGAGCCAGCTATAAAAAGGCCCCTTAGCGGTGGGTCAATCTTTTCCTCAGCAGTTTGCATCGCAGCGAACCTCAAGCCCTTGCGCGGCGATCATTTCAAGATCATGCGCAATGCTCTGCCCGTGGGTTGTAAGATAATCGCCCGTCATGAGGGCATTGGCACCGGCGGCGAAAATCTCATTCTGGCGGCTGCCCAGCACAAGAGGCCTGCCCCCGCAGATGCGCAAGGTGGCCTTGGGCAAAATGTGCCGGAACACGGCAATGAGCGTCAGCGCTTCATCAGCGGTGAGGGGCTTCTGCCCTGCCAAAGGCGTTTCCGGGTGCGGATGCAGAAAATTCATGGGCACATGGCTCACACCCATCTTTTTGAGACTGAAGGCAAAGTCCACGCGGTCTTGCCAGCTCTCACCCAGGCCGAACAGGCCGCCGGAACACACGCTCAGGCCCGCCTCGCTGGCTCGCAGCACAGTGTCGCGCCGCTGCTCCCAGGTTTGCGTAGTGCACACGCTGGAGTAGTAGCTTTGCGAGGTTTCCATATTATGGTGAAACCGGGTAAGCCCGGCCCCAGACAAAAGGGCAAAATCTTCAGCCGTTAGTTTGCCAAGCGAAGCGCAGACGCGCGGGCGCACGGCGTCCGGCAGGCCGGAAATTACAGTGCGCAGGCGCTGCAATTCGCTGCCGCTCAGGGCCGAACCGCTGGTAACAACGCCAATGCGCGCCACAGGCAGAGCTGCAAGGTGCAGGATGCGCTCGCGCAGTTCATCGTCCGGCAAGAGAGGAAAAACCTCAATAGGGGTGTGATTGTGCCTGCTCTGGGAGCAGAAACGGCAGTCCATGGAGCAGTTGCCGCTTCTTGCATTGATGATGGCGCACAAAACAATGCCGCGCCCAAAGGCCGCCTCGCGCAGCGCAGTGGCCCTGGCAAACAACTGTTCCTGCGGCAGGGACAAAAGCGCGAGGGCTTCGGCGGGCGTTGCAGCCGCCTGTGATTCAGTCATGATATAACCCTGAAAAAGAACAATGATGCAGAGCAAAAATCATTTGCTGGCCGTAACCGCCCTGAATGGCAGCCATGCCGTCATACAGGCAGGTACAATGCCATTTTTTGGCCTAAAAAAAAAGCCCGCCTCGGGGGCGGACTTTCAGACCAATGACAAAGCCTGCTATTGCGGGTTTTATACCGGGGATGCTTGAACCTTGCGGCGCTTTTCCCACAGCTTCATGTCTTTCATCTTTTTACGGCGTTCGCGCTGCAGGGCTTTACACACCAGAGGTGCGTCTTTCTTGAAGCCCCACTTTTCGCGGTATTCAGCCGAGGTCATGCCGTGGCTGGCCAGATGACGCTTGGTAAGAATCTTAAAGCTCTTTCCACACTCAAGGCAGGTGACGGATTTTTCTTTGACCGACTTGCGTGCTTCAACGGCCATTTCGCCGCTGTCCAGTTCCACAGGCGTTTCGCCTTCAGCAACTGCTTTGATGCCCTGCGCCACTTTCTGTATAAAGGCGGCTATTTCTTCTTCGCTCATAACGCGAACGCCAGCTTGTGCTCTGGTAATTTCCAGCGCCTCTTTCAGATAATCGTCCATAACTACCCCTTTATTGTCTTCAATATACTCAATCTGACGCGCTGCGTACCCGCCTGATCGGCTCATTGACAGAACAGTCGGTCCCCCTCCCATCCTGATGGGGAGAACATACACAGCAGCTATTGTTTCGTCAATGTACTATACCCTATAATATAAAATTGTGTTGCAAATTTTACATAACCATTATTCCAGAATGTATTAACTTGTTGCAGTTACTTGGTGTCGGTGCAGGCGCAACAAACGTAAAAAACAGGGAGGCCGCTTGAAAAAACTTTCCCAAGCGGCCTCCCAGGCGAAATCCAGGTGTAATGTCAGATTACCGCAAGAACATGCTACTTTAAGACAAATGTGTCATACTTTGATGCAGTTCCCCAGAAGCGGTGATCCAGATATTGCCCGCGAATGTTCTTTGCATATCCTTCTGTAATTCCAGTCATATGTTCAGATACCGAAGCAACGGCAAAGGCGGCGCTGGCGCGCTGCTCAAAGGCACGAAGCTGGTCTGTCTGGCTTTCTGTCAGGCTTTCCTGCCCGGCAAAATTTTCAGGCAGAGGTTCTCTGTATTCCAGTATGACCTTGGTGTCATTAAAATTGTATCTGGCGGCAAAACCGCGCGTCAGCCAGCGCATGGGCTTTGCTTCGTCCGTCAGCCCTGCAAGGGCTGAAAACGCATCCTTTTTGCTGTCCACAATATAGGTGCTGGCCGCAAAGCCGTCATTGTTGAAGATCTCCACCCCTTTATCAACGCTAAAGGGGCGCTGGCCGTCGCTGTCCCAGTACCAGCCGCGCGGCACCTCAGCCAGCCCCACAATAGCCAGGGGACTTTGGGGGTCGCCCTTGCCGTAAACAGCAACCCACGCATGCAGTGGCAAGCCGCCGATAACGCCTGCTCCATCAAGGCTGACGCTTGTCTCGCCACCGGTAAGCAGGGGCATGTTCACCGCCTTCATGCTGATGGCCGGGCGGGCTGTGGAAACATAGGCCGTGTTCTGCATTCCCCTTTGCAATGCGCCGGTGCATCCGGCCATCAAGGCAAGCAGGCCGAGTGTAACACAAAGAAGCACTCTGTTCATATGCCCTCCAAGGCTGACGGCGCACATTACGTCCTGCATCATCTTGTGAAACTTGCGGGACGTTCCATCGCACTTATCCATTAAAATCGCATCAGGCAGACAATACCACCCCACGGCGGAACTGCTGCTGTGTCTTGTTATATTCCAAGGAGTGAACGCATGCAATGCGCCCTCACATGCCGGATCGGCATATGGGAGGGAGCCCGGCGCCCTGATGCAAGACGCGCCTGAGACGACAGCGGCAGGCTTGGTCGAAAGGCAAGGGCGAACAGGCCCAAAGGATGAAAACCGGGGAAGCTAGGGAGCGGCAGGCTTGGCAGCAGGCGCGGCCTGACTGCCGGCCCCGCCAGGCAGGTAGTTTTGCAGGTCGCGCGAAACCTCAAAGGTGTGCAGTTCCGCCGTGGCTGCCTTGGCAAAAGGAGAATCGGCATAGTTGCGCACAATATCCTCAAGCAAAGCTTGCGCCCGCGTGGCATCGCCCAGCTTGCGATACAGCCGGGCCTCGCGGAAACGCAAGCCCGGATATTCCGGCGACTCCTTGGGCACAAAGGCATTGTAACGCGCAAGCCATTCCAGGGCTTCCGGCACACGATTGCCCACTTCGCAGATATCCATGAGTGAAAGTATGGCATCCTTGATGCGCTGAGGGTCGGCCTTGTCGGAGCGTTCGTTCTGCAACTGGGTAAAGAGATCAATCACCTTGCGGTTCAGCGTGTAGGAGTTGCGAATGTCCTTGCGCTGTTCGGCATCGCGGGCAAGAAAGTACGTGGCGTAGGCCCGCTGATAGAGCGGGATATCCTGCCGCTCGGCAAGCTTTTGCCACATGGCGAGAGCAGCCCCGTTCAGATTGAGATTCTGGGCCGAGAGCGCCATGGCGTAATCAAGCTGGTTGCGCAACTGGGGGTTCAGAGGCCATGTGGCCACCAGTTTGCCAAGATCAAGAATCTTGGCCCAGGCACCGGCCTGAAGATAGCGGTTGAAAAACTCCGTAAAGGTCGCTTCCCCATACTGGGGGTCCATGGGCGACTTCAAAAATTCCGCAAGCATGCCAAGGGCCTGTTCTGTCTCACCCCGTTCAAGCAATCCCTGCGCCAAGGCATAACGCATACGCGGATCTATCGCCCCATAGCGCTCGCGCACCAGGGGAAAGCCATTCCACAAAATGAGAATACGCCCATAGTTTTTTTCAGCCATGGAATTGGCAAGCTCTTTCTGAAAAGCAAGCCAGATAATATCGCGGGCCTGCGCCACGTTGGCGTTTTCAGGATAGCCGTCAATAAAATCTGCGGCCTTGCCCATGGCCTCTGTATAACGCTTGCTCCAATAGAGCCACATGGCCTCCTTGAGCCGCGCGAGTACAGACTCCGGCGCAGTGCGCGAGGCCGCCGCAAGGTTGGCGTAAACCTTGGGCAGATTACCGCTGGCGGCTCTGGCAAAAACCTGGGTCATGGCCTCATAATTGATGGGCGAATCGTAAATGCCGCCTTCGGCCAGCCGCAGACTTGCCATATTTGCCGCATGGGTTCCCGCAAAATGCCGCGTCAGGTAGGAATACAGAAACTCGGCCCCGCTCTTGTTGCCAAGCCGGGTATACATGTCGCCCATTTTAAGGAGCAGGTCGTCATTGCCCTTCTGCCCGGGCACGAGGTTGTAATACAGCCAGTACAGGGTCAAGGCCGCAACGGGTTTGTCCAGAGCCTCATCATTGGCGCCCTGCAAAAACAGGAATGTGGGGTCTTCAATATAATAGCGGGGCCAGCGCTTGCTTATAAAGTCGAGGATAACCTGCGCATTGGTGTACTTGCGCTGGTTGTTCAAAGCCTGGGCAAGGCCCACGGACGCCTCCTGCAAAAAGGAGGATTCAGGGTACTTGTCGAGCACAATGGCAAAGGACTGTTCCGCCTGGGCATCCATGCGCCGCTTGAGCTGCGCCTTGCCAAGGGCCGTAAAACCCTGCGCCACGCCGGGATAATCCGGATAGCGCCGATACATGGCCACAATGTAGCCCCCGGCATCTACCAGATTGCCCACGTTGACGTTAACCAGCCCAAGGCGCAGAAGGGCCTCCGGCACGCGGGGAGAACGCAGGTCAAAATTCATGGCTTCACTGGTGGCGGAAACAATAGGCTCAAAGCCAGCCAGTGGATTATCGGCATATCTGGCCCATACGCAATCGCTGATGTAATACAGCGTTTTCAGGCGCATATCGGCGCTGATGGTGGGCATTTCCTTCAGTTTTTCCAACTGCGGCAAAGCCTCAACGAACTTGCGTTCCTTGATGAGCCGCTCCGCCTCATCCATCATTTTTTCCGGGTCAGCAGGCTTGGCAACAGGATTGCCCTGTTCGTCCACATAGACCACGGGCCGGGGTTCTTCCTTGGGAACAGCGGCCCCGTGTCCGCCTTTTTCTTCGGCATGCGGCAGGCCCACCACATTGTCCGAAACCTTGCCGGATACATTGCCGCCCGCGCCGTTCGGCTTTGCCTGACCGGCCACTGGCGCAGGCGCAGAAGCTGCGGCTGGCGCGGGCTGTTGGGCTGGCGCTGCTTTTACCTGCGGCGCAGGCTGCGGGGCGGGTTGTGACGCTGGTTGGAGTGCAGGCTGTGGTATGGCCTGCGGCACAACCTGCTGGACAGGCTGCGGAGCGGGCTGAACTTGCGGCTGCGCGGCGGGCGGTACTGCGCGCTGGACGCCATTTTGCGGAGCAGGCGCAGGCTGGGCCGCTGGTCTTGTGACGGGCTGGGTTGCAGGCTGAGTTCCGGGTTGGCTTGCAGGCGCAACCGGAACCGCTGGTGCCGACGTTGCCGCTGTGGCCGGAGCCGCAACAGGAACATTGCTGGGAATTGATGTAGAAAGCCCCTTACTGTCAGGCCAGTTTTCCGGCCCGCCGGGATTCACCCGGCTCATGAGGCTCTGGCCGTCCAGCGTCACGGCACGGTTGCCCGCACTGCCTGCGGCTTGCGGCACCTCGGCGGCTTCCGCTGTCTTGGTCGAGCCAAGGGAGGTAAATTTCAGGCTCAAATCCGCCAGCTTTGCCTTACCTGCGTCAAGCAGACCAGCTGCCCCCTGCTGCACATCGCCCAGCAGTTTTTGGGCCTTTTGCAAAAAGCCCACTGCGGCATCTGCGGGCAGGTTGACGGCAAAAGAAGCGCCCTGCCCTTCTGAATCAGCAGAGGCATTGCCCACAGGCACACCCGCCGCATCCAGACGAGAGGAATTTTCCCCTTTCTGGGGTCCGGCGGCAAAAATTTCTATATCCAGTTCAGAGGGAGAAGACCGGCGCATGACGTGGTTCACGGCCTTGGGAGAAAGCGTGATGCGCAACTGGCCGTTGGAAAGCCCGATGCTGTCGAGCAGCGCTCCCGCAGAAGGCGCTGCGCCGCTGCGTTCAAGCGTTGCGGAGGGATCGTCAAGATAGAGGAGCAAGGTATTGCCGGTGCGCAAGAGCCTGTGCACCTGACCGGGGCTGTCGAGCGTAAGGCGCAGTCTTTCCCCGGCGGGCTGTGAACTTTTTGACTGTTTCCCGGCAACCGTGGTTGCGGCAGTATCTGCAATGGGCGCCCAGTTCCAGCTCATGCCGTACGAAGACTGCGCGGGCAGCAAAAGGCCCGCAATCAGCAGCAAAGCCCCAACACGTGAGCAGCGTTGGGGAATCGCACCCTTGCGGGCAGAAATATGAGGCCGTGGCGCGGCGGCGAAAAGTTGTGTATTCACTTGCACTTCGCAGGATGTGTCGTGGCGTCTGAGCCGCAAAATCCAACGCAAATTCTATGCAAATTTTATGCCGCTACATACTGCGTTTCTTGAGCTTTTCAATAAGCGTTGTCCGCTTGATGCCCAAAAGCTCGGCGGCCTGATTTTTTACTCCCTCCGCCTTGGCCAAGGCCTCATCAATAAGGCGGCTTTCCACAGCATCAAGAAAATCTTTCAGATTCTGTCCCTGAGCAGTCAAAACGCCCAGATTGGGCCACACAAAAGCTCCGCTGGCTGCAACGGGTATTGCGGCTTCAACTTGCGGCGCTGGGGCAGGCGTCTGCTCCACTCCGTCATCCGCGGTGGGTTCGGCAAGAGGCTCCGC is a window of Desulfovibrio desulfuricans DNA encoding:
- the bioA gene encoding adenosylmethionine--8-amino-7-oxononanoate transaminase — its product is MQTAEEKIDPPLRGLFIAGSGTDVGKTVVTAALLRALLLAGINAQAVKPVQTGVAPEQANTATLADARVYAAAVEGMPQSAAMLPATALHCFSLPASPHLAAAREGAHLSCAGLRSDIICHSRASTADMLLLEGAGGLRVPLNEREDMLDLMASVGLPVLLVGGNYLGGLNHILLSMDALRHNGLQLAGVVLVPSADPAAGCPGVDVDAMLADNAAMLRERLAQHGQAAPLVELPRVAQLDAEGWQTLAQELEPLVRHLQTPLDAACDCGADVVRRDHQTIWHPYASAIQPPLLSTVARTRANRIVLADGRELVDGMSSWWAAVHGYNHPRLMEALHAQAGRMPHVMFGGLTHEPAVNLAERLLRLMPAGLERVFFADSGSVAVEVALKMALQYQQGRGQTGRSKFLTPRGGYHGDTFGAMSVCDPVTGMHSLFTAMLPQQIFMERPSCRFDQPFDPASLDDARRVFAERGHEIAAVILEPVVQGAGGMWFYHPEYLRGLAQLCREAGALLIFDEIATGFGRTGKMFAAEWAGVSPDILCCGKALTGGVLTLAATACTASVAQGICAGGNVFMHGPTFMANALACAVACASLDLLQEENWRQKVANLESALRSGLAPCAELQGVADVRVLGGIGVVETCEPVNTSALQEYFVRHGIWVRPFNRLVYLMPPYVTPAEDVARLCAVVASALESGAHLQG
- the bioB gene encoding biotin synthase BioB, with protein sequence MTESQAAATPAEALALLSLPQEQLFARATALREAAFGRGIVLCAIINARSGNCSMDCRFCSQSRHNHTPIEVFPLLPDDELRERILHLAALPVARIGVVTSGSALSGSELQRLRTVISGLPDAVRPRVCASLGKLTAEDFALLSGAGLTRFHHNMETSQSYYSSVCTTQTWEQRRDTVLRASEAGLSVCSGGLFGLGESWQDRVDFAFSLKKMGVSHVPMNFLHPHPETPLAGQKPLTADEALTLIAVFRHILPKATLRICGGRPLVLGSRQNEIFAAGANALMTGDYLTTHGQSIAHDLEMIAAQGLEVRCDANC
- a CDS encoding MucR family transcriptional regulator, coding for MDDYLKEALEITRAQAGVRVMSEEEIAAFIQKVAQGIKAVAEGETPVELDSGEMAVEARKSVKEKSVTCLECGKSFKILTKRHLASHGMTSAEYREKWGFKKDAPLVCKALQRERRKKMKDMKLWEKRRKVQASPV
- a CDS encoding DUF4851 domain-containing protein, which codes for MNRVLLCVTLGLLALMAGCTGALQRGMQNTAYVSTARPAISMKAVNMPLLTGGETSVSLDGAGVIGGLPLHAWVAVYGKGDPQSPLAIVGLAEVPRGWYWDSDGQRPFSVDKGVEIFNNDGFAASTYIVDSKKDAFSALAGLTDEAKPMRWLTRGFAARYNFNDTKVILEYREPLPENFAGQESLTESQTDQLRAFEQRASAAFAVASVSEHMTGITEGYAKNIRGQYLDHRFWGTASKYDTFVLK
- a CDS encoding tetratricopeptide repeat protein; translation: MNTQLFAAAPRPHISARKGAIPQRCSRVGALLLIAGLLLPAQSSYGMSWNWAPIADTAATTVAGKQSKSSQPAGERLRLTLDSPGQVHRLLRTGNTLLLYLDDPSATLERSGAAPSAGALLDSIGLSNGQLRITLSPKAVNHVMRRSSPSELDIEIFAAGPQKGENSSRLDAAGVPVGNASADSEGQGASFAVNLPADAAVGFLQKAQKLLGDVQQGAAGLLDAGKAKLADLSLKFTSLGSTKTAEAAEVPQAAGSAGNRAVTLDGQSLMSRVNPGGPENWPDSKGLSTSIPSNVPVAAPATAATSAPAVPVAPASQPGTQPATQPVTRPAAQPAPAPQNGVQRAVPPAAQPQVQPAPQPVQQVVPQAIPQPALQPASQPAPQPAPQVKAAPAQQPAPAAASAPAPVAGQAKPNGAGGNVSGKVSDNVVGLPHAEEKGGHGAAVPKEEPRPVVYVDEQGNPVAKPADPEKMMDEAERLIKERKFVEALPQLEKLKEMPTISADMRLKTLYYISDCVWARYADNPLAGFEPIVSATSEAMNFDLRSPRVPEALLRLGLVNVNVGNLVDAGGYIVAMYRRYPDYPGVAQGFTALGKAQLKRRMDAQAEQSFAIVLDKYPESSFLQEASVGLAQALNNQRKYTNAQVILDFISKRWPRYYIEDPTFLFLQGANDEALDKPVAALTLYWLYYNLVPGQKGNDDLLLKMGDMYTRLGNKSGAEFLYSYLTRHFAGTHAANMASLRLAEGGIYDSPINYEAMTQVFARAASGNLPKVYANLAAASRTAPESVLARLKEAMWLYWSKRYTEAMGKAADFIDGYPENANVAQARDIIWLAFQKELANSMAEKNYGRILILWNGFPLVRERYGAIDPRMRYALAQGLLERGETEQALGMLAEFLKSPMDPQYGEATFTEFFNRYLQAGAWAKILDLGKLVATWPLNPQLRNQLDYAMALSAQNLNLNGAALAMWQKLAERQDIPLYQRAYATYFLARDAEQRKDIRNSYTLNRKVIDLFTQLQNERSDKADPQRIKDAILSLMDICEVGNRVPEALEWLARYNAFVPKESPEYPGLRFREARLYRKLGDATRAQALLEDIVRNYADSPFAKAATAELHTFEVSRDLQNYLPGGAGSQAAPAAKPAAP